Below is a window of Salvelinus sp. IW2-2015 linkage group LG35, ASM291031v2, whole genome shotgun sequence DNA.
GATGGAGGACGTTAGCAGGGGGTACATGTGGGGAGTGGAGAGGTGGAAGGGGTATGTCACCAGGTGCTGTGAGGGGTGAAGGGAAGAGGAACTGGCTGCTAGGATGTCGTTATAGTTCAAGGCCATCTTCCTCAGGTGTTGACTTGGTGCCACATGACCCTCGCcgctgggggaggagggggaggggttggATGGTGGCAGCAGTGGTGGCGATGACACTGTCTCTGGATGGAGGCGGTGTGGTGGTCAATAGTGTGGGTGTGAGTGGCTTTGGCCTTTTTCTCTGTGGGGTGATGAACCAGAGGAGTTACCCTCGTGTCAGGAAGAGTGGGGTCCTCAGTGAATGGGCTGCTCTGGGGCTCCAGATCAATGGAGGGAATTGTCTGGGGATCCCCCTCTTCTGGAATGGGACTCCTTTCAGGgattctttctcatctctctcctctgttatcTGAAGTTCTTCTCGTTCTGTCATTTCTCTAGTTTCTTTGTTCCTCTCACTCTTATTTTctcaactctcttctctcttctcaggcACCCCCGATTTCTCTTCAGCTGGCTGCGACACTGCTCCTCCAGGGAATGCATCTCCAGGAGCTTGGCGGCCCTCAGAAGCTGGGGCAGATCATCCACAGGGACCTCCAGGGTCTCGGTGTATGCAAAGTCCAGGACCTGCTGGAAGGTGTGTGAAGAAAGGAGCTCCAGACTACAGTGGTAAGGTTGGTCGAGGCGATCAGGCTGGTCTGAGTATGCAGCCTGCAGGGTGAGCTGATGCTCCAGGGTTTTGCTTGCGCAGGCCAGCACCAGCCGATGGGCCCTGAACACCTGGCTCTCCACTGAGATGACAGCGTCACACAGCGTCCCCGAGCGACGCAGGACATCTGCCTGGCGCAGGAAGAGGGAGTACTGGGTGTTGTGAACTCGGATCATCTTAGAGGTCTGGAGGAGGAAGGYAGGTGTGATGGGAAGAGGAGAT
It encodes the following:
- the zbtb32 gene encoding LOW QUALITY PROTEIN: zinc finger and BTB domain-containing protein 16-A (The sequence of the model RefSeq protein was modified relative to this genomic sequence to represent the inferred CDS: inserted 2 bases in 1 codon; deleted 1 base in 1 codon), which encodes MIRVHNTQYSLFLRQADVLRRSGTLCDAVISVESQVFRAHRLVLACASKTLEHQLTLQAAYSDQPDRLDQPYHCSLELLSSHTFQQVLDFAYTETLEVPVDDLPQLLRAAKLLEMHSLEEQCRSQLKRNRGCLRREKRVEKIRSSPFTEDPTLPDTRVTPLVHHPTEKKAKATHTHTIDHHTASIQRQCHRHHCCHHPTPPPPPPAARHLVTYPFHLSTPHMYPLLTSSIPPRSTRRPGYPGILHPYHHPCSLGLGAGGHPDASFILNLSSMGPDTPRSVQEEPRTVSTAARSSWAAHGCRXQPPTPQAQVRLLWGVSTVIVASRWNGHCRPPARSGRREAYQCKRCSKRFSLKHQLDTHHRVHTGEKPFECRLCGQRSRDYSAMIKHLRTHGGATPYQCTXLLEFCSSLAAMQKHLKNHPLQDFPPDWTISSTYLYTCHT